The following proteins are co-located in the Gigantopelta aegis isolate Gae_Host chromosome 5, Gae_host_genome, whole genome shotgun sequence genome:
- the LOC121373486 gene encoding zinc finger protein 665-like, which translates to MLAHTGVKNFKCEVCAKCFSENNSLKQHMFVHTGVKSFKCEVCAKCFSRNTNLKQHMLVHTGVKNFKCEVCAKRLSSNGRLKQHMNIHTGVQNFKCDVCAKTFPSNYSLKRHMLINTGLKNFKCDVCAKCFTQNTHLKHHMNTHTGDKNFKCEICAKCFSYNSSLKHHVLLFILKVGRQVNVHSGLVSERPIKKQDIVNQIKTLKVLCLKAKKMSSSGDRCVECEVSSKHCQNIPHLEEQTSTHSCEKPFQCGMCLKCFSYKWRIKQHMRIHTGERPYQCEVCTKCFLEKRYLKKHILIHNGVKNFKCDVCSKLFLLNTILKQHMLVHTGVRNFKCEVCAKCFSQNSHLKQHMLVHTGVTNFKCEVCAKCFSQNSHLKRHMFVHTGFKNFKCEVCAKYFSQNTDLKRHMLVHTGVKNFKCEVCAKCFSQNTHLKQHILVHTGVKNFKCEVCAKRFSQNNQLKQHILVHTGVKNFKCEVFVKCF; encoded by the exons ATGTTGGCTCACACTggtgttaagaatttcaaatgtgaggtatgtgcaaaatgtttttcaGAAAATAATAGCTTGAAGCAACATATGTTCGTTCACACAGGTGTTAAGAGtttcaaatgtgaggtatgtGCAAAGTGTTTCTCACGAAATACcaacttgaaacaacatatgttggttcacactggtgttaagaatttcaaatgtgaagtatgTGCAAAACGTTTGTCAAGCAATGGCAGATTGAAACAACATATGAACATCCACACTGGTGTTCAGAATTTTAAGTGTGATGTATGTGCAAAAACGTTCCCAAGCAATTACAGCTTGAAACGACATATGTTGATTAACACAGGTCTTAAGAATTTCAAATGCGAtgtatgtgcaaaatgtttcacaCAAAATACCCACCTGAAACATCATATGAACACCCACACTGGTGataagaatttcaaatgtgagatatgtgcaaaatgtttctcataCAATAGCAGCTTGAAACACCATG TTCTTTTGTTCATCCTAAAAGTTGGCAGACAAGTAAATGTTCATTCCGGGTTGGTTTCAGAGAGGCCGATAAAGAAACAAGATATTGTGAATCAGATCAAAACGTTGAAGGTACTCTGTCTTAAAGCAAAGAAAATGTCTAGCAGTGGTGATAGATGTGTCGAATGTGAGGTCTCTTCAAAACATTGTCAAAACATCCCTCATCTGGAAGAACAAACGTCAACACATTCTTGTGAGAAACCTTTCCAATGTGGGATGTGTTTAAAGTGTTTCTCTTACAAGTGGCGAATTAAGCAGCATATGAGGATCCACACTGGTGAACGGCCATATCAGTGTGAGGTGTGCACAAAGTGTTTTCTTGAGAAAAGATACTTGAAAAAGCATATATTAATTCACAATGGagttaagaatttcaaatgcGATGTGTGTTCAAAATTATTcttattaaatacaattttgaaacaacatatgttaGTTCACACAGGTGTTAggaatttcaaatgtgaggtatgtgcaaaatgtttctcacaaaATTCCCACTTGAAACAACACATGttggttcacactggtgttacaaatttcaaatgtgaggtatgtgcaaaatgtttctcacaaaATTCCCACTTGAAACGACATATGTTCGTTCACACTGGTtttaagaatttcaaatgtgaggtatgtGCAAAATATTTCTCACAAAATACTGACTTGAAACGACACATGttggttcacactggtgttaaaaatttcaaatgtgaagtatgtgcaaaatgtttctcacaaaATACCCACTTGAAACAACATATATTGGTTCACACTGGTGTCAAGAATTTCAAATGCGAGGTATGTGCAAAACGTTTCTCACAAAATAACCAATTGAAACAACATATAttggttcacactggtgttaagaatttcaaatgtgaggtatttgtaaaatgtttctaa
- the LOC121373377 gene encoding zinc finger protein 665-like, translating to MHSCEKPFKCGMCLKCFSHKCQIIQHMLIHTGEIPYQREVRRKCCHRNKDLKQDMLIHTGEIPYQREVHKKCCHRNKDLKQDMLIHTGVQQFKCEVCGKCFSRNTNLNQHMLVHTGIKNFKCEVCTKCFSQNTQLKQHMFVHTGVKNFKCEVCTKCFSQNTQLKQHMLVHTGVKNFKCEVCTKCFSQNHQLKQHMFVHTGVKNFKCEVCTKSFSQNTQLKQHMLVHTGVMNFKCQVCAKCFSLNMNLKQHMLVHTGVKNFKCQVCAKCFSISSSLKRHILVHTGEKNFRCEVCAKCFSQKTELKQHMFVHSGIKNFKCKVCAKCFSQNVNLKQHMLIHIGVKNFKCQVCAKCFSTNSSLKRHMFIHTGVKNFKCEVCAKCFSQKTELKQHMFVHTGISNFKCELCTKCFSSNRNLKRHMNIHTSVNKFKCKVCTKRFSQNNTLKQHMLVHTGVKT from the coding sequence ATGCATTCTtgtgagaaacctttcaaatgtgggATGTGTTTAAAGTGCTTCTCTCACAAGTGTCAGATTATTCAGCATATGTTGATCCACACTGGAGAAATACCATATCAGCGTGAGGTGCGCAGAAAGTGTTGTCATCGGAATAAGGACTTGAAACAGGATATGTTGATTCACACTGGAGAAATACCATATCAGCGTGAGGTGCATAAAAAGTGTTGTCATCGGAATAAGGACTTAAAACAGGATATGTTGATTCACACTGGAGTTCAGCAATTCAAATGTGAGGTGTGTGGAAAATGTTTCTCTCGTAATACTAACTTAAACCAACATATGTTGGTTCACACTGGTATTAAGAATTTCAAATGCGAAGTATGtacaaaatgtttctcacaaaATACCCAACTGAAACAACATATGTTcgttcacactggtgttaagaatttcaaatgcgaagtatgtacaaaatgtttctcacaaaATACCCAActgaaacaacatatgttggttcacactggtgttaagaatttcaaatgcgaagtatgtacaaaatgtttctcacaaaACCACCAACTGAAACAACATATGTTcgttcacactggtgttaagaatttcaaatgcGAAGTATGTACAAAATCTTTCTCACAAAATACCCAActgaaacaacatatgttggttcacactggtgttaTGAATTTCAAATGTCaggtatgtgcaaaatgtttctcactaAATATGaacttaaaacaacatatgttggttcacactggtgttaagaatttcaaatgccaggtatgtgcaaaatgtttctcaatCAGTAGCAGCTTGAAACGACATATTTTGGTACACACTGGTGAAAAGAATTTCAGATGCGAagtatgtgcaaaatgtttctcacaaaAGACCGAattgaaacaacatatgtttGTTCACTCTGGTATTAAGAATTTCAAATGCAAagtatgtgcaaaatgtttctcacaaaatgtcaacttaaaacaacatatgttgatCCACATTggtgttaagaatttcaaatgtcaggtatgtgcaaaatgtttctcaacCAATAGCAGCTTGAAACGACATATGTTCattcacactggtgttaagaatttcaaatgtgaagtatgtgcaaaatgtttctcacaaaAGACCGAattgaaacaacatatgtttGTTCACACTGGTATTAGCAATTTCAAATGTGAATTATGTACAAAATGTTTCTCAAGTAATCGTAACTTGAAACGACATATGAACATTCACACTAgtgttaataaatttaaatgtaagGTATGTACAAAACGTTTCTCACAAAATAACACcttgaaacaacatatgttggttcacactggtgttaagaCTTAA